CCCACGACGAGAAAAGGAACACGAAAGGAGATTCGGATGCGGAGCGTCCCCAGCCGGCCGCCTTAGCAATCGGCGCCAGGCCACCACGTTGGCCTTGACATTGAATGCCTTCTCATGGAAGCCCCATCTGAAGCTCCGCGTTCTTTGCGGAGCGAGGGTGGGGCAGCGATGAGAGAAAATGGGAGAGCCCCGCTTGCGGGGCGAAACAATGCCCTCAGGTTCAAGTGTAGCGTTGGTCAAGTTCGATCTCTTGCACCTTGAGATCACTCAGTAACGCTTCTTGAAAAGAGATTTTCCGATGTTGTTCCTCCTGCCATGAAAACCCATGGTGTCTCTGCCATACGTCGAGAACCAAGCGGTGGAGTTGGACTCTACTAATTCGGGAAACGAGTAGGGTGACAGGAGGGCGGAGAGGAAGCATTGCAGAGAGGAATATGGCAGGGAGTTATTGTATGGCTGTCCGAAGGTTTATTCGCCAGATTCTTTCACCCCGCAAGCGGGGCTCGGATGGCCATGAGGGGGAAACCGTACCCCACCCTCGCTCCGTCCCGCAAAGAGCGCGGGACGGAGCTTCAGGTGGGGCTACATTCTGGCAGCCCTCCAGGCTTAATCGGACTCTCTTCTGATTCTGACCCACCCTTGCTACGCAAGGAACGCGGAGCTTCCCGCCACGGGGGATCTTCGACAGGTGGGGCTGTCCGCCTAGGTGGACCCTCCGGGCTTAAAGCGACAGATGCCTTGATCGAAAAGCATCGATTAATGGGAATCGAATCTTCTTCCGAGGCTGGTCACAGCCTTCAAGTTCGGAATCCCGCTGAACGGATGAAAACCGGATATGACTACCACGACCCTCTTTGTTGAACTTGTCGTCATCGGGCTTCACTCGATTCTCTGGATCGGTTTGCTGGTTCTGACCTTTGCCGGGTATCAGAATCCGGCCTGGGAGAAGCTGCTGACATTGAATCTTGCCGTCCCTGCCCTGGGAGTAACATACGTGTTGGGGATTGTGATCGACCGGCTATGTGATTTGGCCTGCATCTCCAAGGACCACCGCCTGAGAAAGGTGCACCCCTTGGAGCATCTTCCTCCATTTCTCACAATGCGGTTCTATATTCTCAACAAATCAAAGGACACCTATGAGCAGCTGGAATACACCCGCAGCCGTTTGCGGATTGCCCGCGCCGCCATCCTGAATTTCGCCATGATGACCTTTGCCGCACTTCTTTTTTTATGGGTCCGTCAAAGGGGCACGCACCCCCTCCCTCACCTGCTCCTCGCCTCCCTCGTCATTGTGGTGGTCGGGTTCCTGTTGACTTATTTCAGTTACGAATCATGGGTTGCTTTGACGAAGACCTACACGAGCAGCGTGATCGCGGCCTATCAGGTCCTTCAGGGAGAATAAAGCAAGAAATAGCTCGGGGACTAGGGGGGGATGGCGCCGGGACTTCGACAGATTTTCGCGGCAAAAGTACCCCAGCCCTCCCAGGGTGTTCGCGATCACCGCAAAACCGATGATGAGTAGAATTTTCTCAAACGTCACCTTGATCCCCCCGCGAATTTAAGAACACCGTTCCGCCCTTGAACTGGGAAGTCGGTCTGATCTCAGTCACGAAAGGGAGATGTCGACTCTCAAGAAACCCCTGCCGTTGAATATTACGTTGAGCCTTTGCCTTACGGAGTTGCGAAATTGACGTGTCTGCCCTCTTTTTCTCTGCGGGGCATGAAATCAGGTGCCGTTCGCATCGAGCTGATACATTGTTAGCCCGGAGAGCAATTTGGGATAAAAGTCCGTCGATTTCTGAGGCAATCGTTCTCCGGCAAAAGCCAGGTCGCGCACCTGTGCAATCCGTGTAGGGTTGAGAAAAAAGGCGAGCTGAGATTCTTTTCTTTCGACGGCCTGCAATCCCTCCTCAAAGTCGCGAAGGTAACGGACGTACCGCTCGGACCGGATATCCTCGTCGGAGATTCCCAGACATCGCTCCAGGATGATCTTGTGCAAGATGACCACATCCAGCTGATGTTGGCGCTCGGGGACATCGGGCAAAAGCTGTTGAAGATTCAGAGTCCCTTTCAACTTCATCAAATAGAAGTTTGAAGTACCGGTTGCGCGGAGCCCGATCGCCGGGATGACCTGGCCCACTTCATGCAGCTCCCGCCGAAATTGTTCCAGTTTTCGCTCCCGTTCCTCGGGCGTGAAAAATTTGAAGCCCGCGAGATCAAAGAACCACTGCACTCGGGTGAGGAAATCCTTCATCTCGAAGTAGGGAAGGTTTGAGACCAATCGATGGGCGGGCAAGATGGTCAGGCCTTCGCTGTCCATGTTGACGAAGGTCATCATCACCTTTTCGTAAGGGGGGAGGTCGCCGGCGGTTGTAGTCCCTGCCGTGCCGGGTTGGAGGGCGCGACACTCATTTCGAAAATTCAAGGCCGTTTCATACCGATGATGGCCATCGGCGATGATCAGGCGCTTGTCTTCCAGCTCCCGCTGGATCCTGGAGATCCAAGCGGGTTCCGTGACTTTCCAAACCGAGTGAATGACCCCGTATTCATCGGTCACACGAATGTCCGGTGCGGTTGCAGCTGTTTCCTCCAAAATCGCATCAACAGCCCGATGCGGGTCCGTGTAGAGCATAAAAAGCTGGCCAAAATGCGTTCGGGTCCGCCGCAGCAAGTTCAGGCGATCTTCCTTGGGTCCACTGAGAGTCTGCTCGTGAGGAAAAACAACTCCGGAGGAGTAGTCTTCCAGCTTCCCGAGGCCAATGAAGCCTTTCCGGGTCAGTCGTCTGCCCGGATTGGAAGGGAGCTCATAGTCCTGAAAGTAGACGAACAGGGCCGGCTGATCAATTTGGTGGAGAATACCGGATTTGATCCACTCCCGGAGCGACTGCTGGGCGCGGGTGTAAACGTTTTCAGCCCCGGTGTCGCCGGGAAGCGGCCTGCCCCGAATGATGCGCGCCAGGTTAAAAGGACTGGAGGCATAATAGCGCTCCCGCATCTCATCGGAGATCTTATCGTAAGGTTGCGTGACGACCTTCTCGAGACCACCGACCCGGGCCGAATCGTACTGGAAGGCTTTAAATGGAAAGATTCTGGCCACTGTTCATCCTGATCGAATTCTGAGATAAGGGTTCTTTGCGCCCTTTGCGTTGGAATGATTTGCCGAGGCAAACGGTGTCGAACTAAGCGAGCGAGGAGAGGATTTCCTCCGTATGTTCTCCCAGCCGCGGAGGAGGCAAGCGAATCGCTCCGGGGCTTTCCGACAGCTTGATGGGAATGCCGACGAGCCTCAAAGATCCAATTGTCGGGTGATTGACTTGCGCGATCATGCCGCGGGCTTGAATTTGGGGATCCTCAAAGACTTCTCCCACCGTGTTGATATAGCCCGAGGGAACTCCCGCCTCTTCCAGTATCCTCCGCCATTCGGCGCGGGATTTTGTTTTCAGCTTCCCGGCCAGGAGCGCGCGCAAGGAATCGTAATTCCTTAGCCTGTCCGAGTTGGAGACGAAGCGAGGATCTTTGCACAAATCCGGAAGCCCGATGGCTGCACAAAATTTCTTCCAAAGGCCCTCATTCCCGACTCCCACATTCATGAACCCGTCCGCGGTTTCAAACATCTCGTACGGGGCAATCGAGGGATGGCGGTTCCCGAGTCGTTTGGGGGTGCCTCCGGCAAAATGATTCTGCGCCTGGTAAGTCAGACAACCGACCAGCGAATCGAGCAGCGCAATGTCGATGTGCTGTCCATGACCGGTCCTTTCCCTGACCCGAAGCGCCAGGAGAATCGCCTGGACGGCGTTCATGCCGGCAACGATGTCGGCAATGGAGAGACCAAACTTGACAGGAGGACCGTCCGGGAAGCCCGTCACATCCATGGCTCCACTCTCGCCTTGAATGACCACATCGAACCCCGGAGCTGAGGCCCGGGGACCGGTATGCCCGTAACCCGTGATGGAGCAATAGATCAGTCGGGGATTTCTTTTCGAGACCTGATCAAAACCAAAGCCGAGCCTGGCGAGCGCCCCTGCCCTGAAGTTTTCAACCAACACATCGGATTTTCGGATGAGCTTCCACAGCGCATCCTTGCCGGCCTCCGTTTTCAAGTCCAGCACAATGGATTTCTTGTTCCGGTTCAGACTCAGGAAGTAGGCGCTTTCACCCTGAATGAAAGGGGGGCCCCAACCTCGCGTGTCATCCCCCGCGGGCGGCTCCACCTTGATGACCTCAGCCCCCATATCGCCCAACGTCATGGTGCAATAGGGGCCCGAGAGGATGCGCGAGAGATCACACACACGAAGGTCTTCGAGGGGCAGCATGCGGTACCCGCCTTTCATCTGCGATCGAAAAGTGCGGAGAAAATCTACACGAAGATACAGTGGATGGCGAGAGAAAGATGGAATGGTCTTGTAAGATCTCCGCCTGTTGAACCCGGCCTCTCCCTTGCTGCACGGCAAAAGTGCGTCGAGATCCGGTCTATGCTTGCTTCATCAGAACAAGATAGACAATCCCCGAGGTAAAGAAGCCGCCAAACCAGGCGTAATCGTAGAGCCAGTGAAGCGACGGTACCACCACGCCGATCAGGGCGATCCCGATGCCGAGAACCAATGCAATGACCGCGCGGATGTTGAACCCTCGATAAAATTCATAAAACCTCCCGCGCAAGTAGAGGTCTTCAGTCGCGATCATTTTCTTCCGGATCAAATAGTAATCCGCGATCATGATCCCCGCGACGGGTCCCAGCAGCCCGGAATAACCCACCAGCCATCCGATATATTTATCGGCGTTTTCCATAAGTCGCCACGGCCGGATCAAAACGCCGATGATGGCCGTGATGATCCCCCCACGGAGGAAGGTAATCTTGCCGGGCCAGAGATTTGAGAAATCATTGGCCGGGGAAACGACATTGGCGGCGATATTGGTGTTCAGGGTGGCCGTTCCTAAGGCAAAAAGAGCGATGAAAGCGATGAGGGGCTGGTTGAATTTTGACAGGAGCACCACGGGGTCCCAGATGGCCTGCCCAAAAATAACCACAGTGGCCGAGGTCACGGCGACGCCAATGAAGGAGTAAAGCGTCATGGTGGGGGGCAATCCCAGCGCCTGGCCGACCACCTGGTCACGCTGCGACTTGGCGAAGCGCGTGAAGTCCGGGATGTTCAGAGAAAGCGTCGCCCAGTATCCGACCATGGCCGTCAGGCTGGGCACAAAGACCTTCCAGAAATCCCCCCAGGTTTTCAATCGCCCGGGCTGCTTCAGCATAGGACCAAACCCTCCAGCCCTCTGCCAAGCCCAGACCAACAACGCGAGTCCGATGGCGATCATGAACGGGGCCGTCCAACTCTCCAGCCCACGAATCGTCTCGATTCCTCGTATGATGATGAGGACGTTGACCAGCCAGAATGCGAAGAACGCGATCCAAATGCCGGCAGAGAAATGAACCCAGCCCGGCACAAGAATGGCCAGCATGGCATTGATCGCGGAGCCTCCGATCCAGGTCTGGATGCCGAACCACCCGCAGGCGACGAAGGCGCGAAACATGGCGGGAATGTTGGCCCCCAGCACCCCGAACGAGGCGCGCGCAAAAACGGGGAAGGGGATTCCATACCGCGTGCCGGCGTGGGCGTTCAAGACCATCGGGATGAGAACGATAAGATTTCCCAGGAAGATGGTCCCGATCGCTTCCCACCAGTTCATGCCTTTTGCAATCAACCCCGCGGCCAGCAGGTAGGTGGTGATGCACACGCTCATCCCGATCCAGAGGGCGGCGTAGTTGTACATCCCCCATGTTCGGCGCTCCCGCGAGACCGGAGCGAGGTCTTCATTGAAAAGCGGACTGCCCCGCAAGGGTCCCAAATCGATGTTGTCGATGATGTCTCGGACTGGCCGCATCAGGGTTCCAGGTCGGGATGTGCGTCTTGATCTTTAATGTGAGAATCAATTCACCGCAAAGACGCAGAGTTCGCCGAGCAAATTAAGCGGTTAGGTTCACGAAGTTCTAAAGACAACGGAAGGGTATCTTACTTCCAAGCCCCGGCGTAAGTGGCGCGCTTGAGGAACTCGCCGCGGCCGGCCTTGCCGAGGAACTGCCCCTGGTCGACAATGACCTCTCCCCGGGAAAGGACTGTCCTGGCATTGCCCCGGATCGTCCATCCTTCAAACATCGAATAATCCACGCGCATATGGTGCGTCTTTGCTGAAAGCACATGCTCGGCGGCGGGGTCCCAGATCACCAAGTCGGCGTCACTGCCCACGGCGAGGGTGCCTTTGCGAGGGTAGAGTCCGAACATTTTGGCAGGCGCGGTAGAGGTGATTTCCACCCATCGGTTGACGGAGATCCGTTTCTGGTTGACGCCGTGTTCGTAGAGCAGTTGCAGGCGATTCTCGATGCCCGGCCCGCCGTTGGGGATCTTGGTGAAATCGCCACGGCCGAGCTCCTTTTGTTCCTTGAAGCAGAAAGGACAATGGTCGGTCGAAACGACTTGGAGGCTGTTCGATCTCAGACCTTCCCAGAGCTTTCCCTGGTTCCATTTTTCCCGCAGAGGCGGCGTGAACACCACCTTCGCCCCTTCGAAATCCGGCATTTTTTCCATGTCTTCGAGCGAGAGCAGCAGATATTGAGGACACGTTTCGGCATAGGCCATCACCCCGCGGTCCCGTGCTTCGGCGACCTTTTGGAGGGCCTCGTTGCAGGAAAGATGGACAATGTAGACGGGGGCCTGAGCGATTTCGGCCAGCGCAATGGCGCGGTGCACGGCTTCGCCTTCCGCGGTGGTGGGGCGCGTCAAGGCGTGATAAATCGGAGCGGTTTTTCCTTCCGCAATCGCGCGGCGCACAATGACGTCGATGGCGCTGCCATTCTCGGCATGCATACAAACGAGGGCGCCATTCTTGGCCGTCTGTGACAAGGCCTTGAAGATCGTCCCGTCATCCACCATCAGGACGCCGGGATACGCCATGAAGAGCTTGAAGCTGGTAACGCCTTCGCGGACGACGGAATTCATCGAGTCGAGGCCCTTGTCGGCATCCGTGGAGCCTTCGCTGAGATCCGTCACAATCATGTGCAATCCGTAATCGATCACCGCGCGGCCGCGGGCCTTCTTCCACCACGTCTCCAGGGCATCCTGGATTCTTCCGCCCCGCCCCTGGATGGCAAAATCCACGATCGTGGTCGTTCCTCCGAAGGCGGCCGCGCGCGTGCCGCTCTCGAAATCGTCGGCGGACGTCGTGCCGCCGAATGGCATATCCAGATGGGTGTGGGCATCAATGCCCCCCGGAATCACCAGCATGCCCTGGGCGTCGATGATCTTGTCGATGTTCTGGGCAGGAAGGTTCGCGCCGAGGGCCGCGATTTTCGAACCTTCGATGAGAAGATCAGCGCTGAAATTATCGACTGCGGTAACGACGTTACCATTGCGAATAAGAGTCTTCATGGAAGGGGCTCCTGGGCTGTGCCCGGATGGATTTTCATAAGTTGATTCAGCGCTCCTATAGTAACACCAGTTGCAGAGGGATTTCTTGGAGAAAAAGGGGGCTAAGTGCTTCATTCCAAAATATGGTGACGCATTTGGAGTGCGCAAGCTTGCTTGCGCTTTGATTCCGCGTGCCTTGTTGCGCCGAGGGAATGTGCGCGAAGCAAGCTTCGCTCTGTGAAAGCGGCAGCAAGCTCCCGCACTCAAAATGGGCCCTGAATACGTTGGCGTATCAATGAACCAGAGTGCTAAGGGGCCCTGTTCGCGGCCCGTGTGCGCCATTCGGGTGACCCCATACTGGTTTTTTGTTGATCCTCTTAATGGCGCTCTCAGTGAGGGGGTTGTATATACAAGGGTCGGAGTTCTTCATTGAAACTCCACCAAGACCAATTCAAAGTAGTTTGCTCCACCTCCTTCGCTGTTTTGGGTGCGGCGCTGGGGAAAACGATGACTGTAAAGAAAGTGGGGCTCTCAGTTGCTGCACGGAAAAGTATTTTCCGGCCAGTAATCTTGATCAGACCCCCTGGTTGAAGTCTGTTTTTCTCGAGTTCTTTATTGTAGAAGCCTTCAAACGCTCCACCCAATCCATCATATCCATTCATTAACCATATTATTTGGTTGGGAAACTTATACTCAAATTCGGCCATGTTTCTTGGCATGGAAAACTGACGAAACTGGAAATTCAGAAAATTAAACTTCGCTTGAATCGACCGCCGGTTATAAAAATGAACCACGGAACCGTTCAGTTCCCAGGTGTACCCCGGAGCTTGGTGGGCTATTAGGTCAAGCAAATGGCGACCCGCATCACTGCCTCCAGGAACCTTGATGTCCGGGAGTGGCTGAGCCAGCTCAGCAACCATCGGTATTCGGCCGGAATGCGCCACCTGAGCCAATACGTTCGCCAAGTTACCCCGCAGCGAAGCATGGGCCATCGGTTGACTGAGCAAATCGCTCTGCGGATTAGCCGCAGAGCAATTGATCACAAAGAGCAACGCAACAATAAGATGTAAACTACGCCGCATCTTTATGAAACCCCCGTTGCCGTATCAGGGCTTGACCCGTACTGTTCAGATTGTGGCGCCGTAACGCTCGCTCTGAGATCAGTGTGCCCCAAATTCATGAGATGAATGATAACCAATTGAGGCAACTTGCCCACTATTGCTCAGCTCTTGCGATGCGTATGAAAAGCCCCCTTTTGAAAAGTAAACAATCTCTCATCCTTCGAGCCGTGGAAGATCCAAGAGCTGCGTGGACCCAAGTGTTCGGCGACCCTATTGATCAGCTGCCGCACCGTGAGATGCTCAAAAGTGACCGACCAAGGCTTAGCGTAGCCTATGTCTCCTCCCAACTGAAAATATCCAAGCTGTTCTTTCGGGAGCAGTATGTACAAAGGTGCGAACACTTTGTCAGGGTCAGGGATGTCCGTGAGTGTTATTCGTTCAAGTTGGAGATTCAATAAATACGAATAATCGCCGATAGTTGCTCGTGGGTAGATGTTTATCGAGGGTCCGTCTGTCGACCATGTGTATCGGGTGTCGAGCCCACAAAGCGTGTCAAGTGCCTCTCGTACAGTTTTATTCTCAAGATGCAGTGAGAACTGGACACTCTGGTCCTCGGGATCTGACATTTTTTCGCGCAGGATCTGCTCAATTCCCAGGTGCAAGCCCCCGATTGGCTTCGAACTCAACTCGGCTATTCCATCTATGAGGGTTGAGTCCTTAAACTCGAATTCCGCTACCCTTCCGTCGAGGGGAGGTGTCGCTAGGGTTGCGGCGCTTTGATCGCCACGCGGTGCCTGGCCCAGACCTTCGACGCAGAGCAGTAGTGAAATCAATCCCAGTGTGAGAAAGATCTTCATTTGTTTCCGCCGTTATTGGTAATTGCATGGGGCCAAGTTTCAAAATCTAACGAGTTGGACTGTTGATTTTTGAGAGCTGCCCCATCTTCTTGTTGAATATTCAATGATGCCTGCTCTTATATCTCCAGCGTATTGCTCCAGTCAATGGAGCACTCTAAATTCTATGTGGTGATTGTTCCCTTTATGCACGCCCCAAAAACAAAAGGCCCCGTCGCGTGTGCGACGAGGCCTTTCCAAAATGGATTTCGCTGTGGAAAATTAGAGTTTGGTGACGTTTTCCGCCTGAAGACCTTTTTGGCCCTTGGTCACTTCGAACTCCACGGCCTGGCCTTCGGTCAAAGACTTGAATCCTTCGCCTTGGATTGCGGAGAAGTGCACGAAGACATCTTCGCCCGATTGGCGCTGGATAAACCCAAAACCCTTTGCGTCGTTAAACCATTTCACTGTACCTTGTTCTTTCATTTCTGTTAATGCTCCTTAGGTTGATGTTGCTTGTTTTAATTTACCTTGTCTCGTCTTCGTGTCCACCGCAAAAACAAATAGCTCCAAAATCCGATCATGGATTTGGAGCCAACGTACTGCTACGACAACAAAAACTTGACCAAGACTGGCGAGAGACTACACGAGATTTGAAAGGAACGCAAGGAAAAAATTTGGCGAGAGATATGGTAGGGCGCCGAGCCTCGCCGCACTACATATGGCACAGGAATCACGAAATCGAGGGGTGCTTCTCATGCCATGGCGTCCGGCTTTGATAGGCAATGCCAATCTCAAGCAGCGTTTTCTCGCTGAAGGGGGACCCCAGGAATTGAATTGAAGTCGGAAGGCCATTTTGCCCAAAACCGTTGGGAAGACACAAGGCCGGAGCCCCGACGGCATTTCCAGCTGGAATCAAGGGAGTCCCCCCTTTGACCTCCGGATAAGCTTTGTCGAAATCCACTCCAATGGGCGGGGCCACGGCGCTGCGCGTCGGGGCAACGACGGCATCGAACCTGCTCATGAACTCATGGTAGGCCGTCTGCATCGGGCCGCGGATGCGCATGGCCTGCAGATAATCGACGGCGGATACCACGGAGGCCGTGTATCCCCCAATGCGGTCCCGCGGTGTTTGAAGTTCAGCAAGTTTTCCACTTTCGATCAGATCATAAAAGGCGGACGCTCCCTCGGCATTCACAATCGTTCCCACGACATTGCCCCAGGGGAGGTCGGGAAAGGCCACGTCGGGCGTCACATCACAGAATTGCCGGAGCACCTCGACCGTCTGGTCAAAGTTGGCCTTGACCTCCGGTTGGATGTCTTTGGTGGCATCTTTGATGACACCGATCTTAAATTGTCGTTTGCCAGGGGCTGCTGAAGCAGTGACACCCGCCCGCCGGGTCCCGGCAGTCGCGCCCCCCGCGTTCAACGGATATTCGAACTTCTTTGCAACAGACGTCGGGTCCTTGGGATCCTGGCCGGCAATGGCGGCCAGGACCAGCCCGCAATCATCGGCCGTTCGGCACATGGGCCCGAGCTTGTCAAGACTCCAGCACAGGGCCATTGCGCCGTGACGGCTGACGAGTCCATAAGTGGGACGCAATCCTGAAAGGCCGCAGCACGCGGAGGGGGTGAGAATGGATCCCGAAGTTTCGGAGCCGATGGAAAAAGCCACAAGACCGGCTGCCGTGGCCGCTCCGGGTCCGCTGGAAGAACCGCCGCTCCAAAAATTCGTGTTCCAGGGGGTCCGGCCGGGACCCGTGAAAGACGCATCGGGGTTGTTATATCCCATTCCCCCTGCCAACTCCACCATCGCCAGCTTCGCGATCAGAACCGCGCCGGCGTTGCGCAGTCTCTCAACCACCGTGGCGTCATAGTCAAAAACCTGGTTCTTGTAGGGCGCCGCGCCCCACGTCGTAGGAATCCCTTTAGTTGCCAAAAGGTCCTTCACGCCAAAAGGGATGCCGTGCAAGGGTCCGCGATACTTGCCCGATTTGATTTCTTTCTCGGCCGCCCGCGCTTGTTCAAGGGCTTGCTGGCGCATCAAGGTCACCAGTGCCCCCAACTTCGGGCCAATCGCCTCCAGTCGAGTAAGGTACGACTCCGTCAGTTCTACGGGGGAAATCTTTTGGCTTCGAATTTTCAGCGCCAGGCTGGCCACTGGAGAATAAAGGATGTCTTCTGAAAGCATGTCGCCTCTCAAGGATCGGAATGTTGTCAGTTAGGATTCACACCGATGGGTTGATCAGGCCTCACGATTTCACCCGAGGGAGGTCCAAGGCATGAAACATCGTGACGGGTTCGTCGGCGTTGGTCAGTTTGAAAGCACGGATTCGTTGGCGGCCCCGCACACCGCGCTCCAACCCCAGTTTCACCTCGACCATCTGTTCGTCCGTTAGAAACTTCCCGTAGCGCTGCTTGACAACCTCGGCCAAAGCTTCGGCCTCGGGCGAGGGTTTCATTTCCTGTGACCCTGTTTGGGCCGGCGCGGCAGGTTTTGCTTCCGGTTTACTTTGAGTCTGGGCAGGTGACAGATCGACGCTCGAAAGGACCGCGGGGAGGAGGGGAGCCAGGACAAGTGCTTTGACCATCCGCCGCCGTGATTGTGAAATGGTCCGTCCTTTGGGGTTTGCCAGAGAGGGGGTGACCTTGGAAGAGCTCATGAAATACTCCTTTTCAAAAAGCAGGCGCCGAGCGCGGGTTCAGAGTGGGATTGCTCCTTGCTTGTTCTACTGCGTGATACAGAGCGTCCGTCCTGCCTGACAGCTAGCCAGACCTGAGCCTCTTCAACACCTGACTTGATCTGAA
This genomic stretch from Terriglobia bacterium harbors:
- a CDS encoding CoA transferase; amino-acid sequence: MKGGYRMLPLEDLRVCDLSRILSGPYCTMTLGDMGAEVIKVEPPAGDDTRGWGPPFIQGESAYFLSLNRNKKSIVLDLKTEAGKDALWKLIRKSDVLVENFRAGALARLGFGFDQVSKRNPRLIYCSITGYGHTGPRASAPGFDVVIQGESGAMDVTGFPDGPPVKFGLSIADIVAGMNAVQAILLALRVRERTGHGQHIDIALLDSLVGCLTYQAQNHFAGGTPKRLGNRHPSIAPYEMFETADGFMNVGVGNEGLWKKFCAAIGLPDLCKDPRFVSNSDRLRNYDSLRALLAGKLKTKSRAEWRRILEEAGVPSGYINTVGEVFEDPQIQARGMIAQVNHPTIGSLRLVGIPIKLSESPGAIRLPPPRLGEHTEEILSSLA
- a CDS encoding cold-shock protein, with the translated sequence MKEQGTVKWFNDAKGFGFIQRQSGEDVFVHFSAIQGEGFKSLTEGQAVEFEVTKGQKGLQAENVTKL
- a CDS encoding amidase; this encodes MLSEDILYSPVASLALKIRSQKISPVELTESYLTRLEAIGPKLGALVTLMRQQALEQARAAEKEIKSGKYRGPLHGIPFGVKDLLATKGIPTTWGAAPYKNQVFDYDATVVERLRNAGAVLIAKLAMVELAGGMGYNNPDASFTGPGRTPWNTNFWSGGSSSGPGAATAAGLVAFSIGSETSGSILTPSACCGLSGLRPTYGLVSRHGAMALCWSLDKLGPMCRTADDCGLVLAAIAGQDPKDPTSVAKKFEYPLNAGGATAGTRRAGVTASAAPGKRQFKIGVIKDATKDIQPEVKANFDQTVEVLRQFCDVTPDVAFPDLPWGNVVGTIVNAEGASAFYDLIESGKLAELQTPRDRIGGYTASVVSAVDYLQAMRIRGPMQTAYHEFMSRFDAVVAPTRSAVAPPIGVDFDKAYPEVKGGTPLIPAGNAVGAPALCLPNGFGQNGLPTSIQFLGSPFSEKTLLEIGIAYQSRTPWHEKHPSIS
- the hydA gene encoding dihydropyrimidinase, encoding MKTLIRNGNVVTAVDNFSADLLIEGSKIAALGANLPAQNIDKIIDAQGMLVIPGGIDAHTHLDMPFGGTTSADDFESGTRAAAFGGTTTIVDFAIQGRGGRIQDALETWWKKARGRAVIDYGLHMIVTDLSEGSTDADKGLDSMNSVVREGVTSFKLFMAYPGVLMVDDGTIFKALSQTAKNGALVCMHAENGSAIDVIVRRAIAEGKTAPIYHALTRPTTAEGEAVHRAIALAEIAQAPVYIVHLSCNEALQKVAEARDRGVMAYAETCPQYLLLSLEDMEKMPDFEGAKVVFTPPLREKWNQGKLWEGLRSNSLQVVSTDHCPFCFKEQKELGRGDFTKIPNGGPGIENRLQLLYEHGVNQKRISVNRWVEITSTAPAKMFGLYPRKGTLAVGSDADLVIWDPAAEHVLSAKTHHMRVDYSMFEGWTIRGNARTVLSRGEVIVDQGQFLGKAGRGEFLKRATYAGAWK
- a CDS encoding DUF1015 domain-containing protein, whose protein sequence is MARIFPFKAFQYDSARVGGLEKVVTQPYDKISDEMRERYYASSPFNLARIIRGRPLPGDTGAENVYTRAQQSLREWIKSGILHQIDQPALFVYFQDYELPSNPGRRLTRKGFIGLGKLEDYSSGVVFPHEQTLSGPKEDRLNLLRRTRTHFGQLFMLYTDPHRAVDAILEETAATAPDIRVTDEYGVIHSVWKVTEPAWISRIQRELEDKRLIIADGHHRYETALNFRNECRALQPGTAGTTTAGDLPPYEKVMMTFVNMDSEGLTILPAHRLVSNLPYFEMKDFLTRVQWFFDLAGFKFFTPEERERKLEQFRRELHEVGQVIPAIGLRATGTSNFYLMKLKGTLNLQQLLPDVPERQHQLDVVILHKIILERCLGISDEDIRSERYVRYLRDFEEGLQAVERKESQLAFFLNPTRIAQVRDLAFAGERLPQKSTDFYPKLLSGLTMYQLDANGT
- a CDS encoding NCS1 family nucleobase:cation symporter-1, translating into MRPVRDIIDNIDLGPLRGSPLFNEDLAPVSRERRTWGMYNYAALWIGMSVCITTYLLAAGLIAKGMNWWEAIGTIFLGNLIVLIPMVLNAHAGTRYGIPFPVFARASFGVLGANIPAMFRAFVACGWFGIQTWIGGSAINAMLAILVPGWVHFSAGIWIAFFAFWLVNVLIIIRGIETIRGLESWTAPFMIAIGLALLVWAWQRAGGFGPMLKQPGRLKTWGDFWKVFVPSLTAMVGYWATLSLNIPDFTRFAKSQRDQVVGQALGLPPTMTLYSFIGVAVTSATVVIFGQAIWDPVVLLSKFNQPLIAFIALFALGTATLNTNIAANVVSPANDFSNLWPGKITFLRGGIITAIIGVLIRPWRLMENADKYIGWLVGYSGLLGPVAGIMIADYYLIRKKMIATEDLYLRGRFYEFYRGFNIRAVIALVLGIGIALIGVVVPSLHWLYDYAWFGGFFTSGIVYLVLMKQA